From Lepus europaeus isolate LE1 chromosome 3, mLepTim1.pri, whole genome shotgun sequence, a single genomic window includes:
- the DLL1 gene encoding delta-like protein 1 isoform X2 yields the protein MGRRGALALAVVSALLCQVWSSGVFELKLQEFVNKKGILGNRSCCRGGAGPPCACRTFFRVCLKHYQASVSPEPPCTYGSAVTPVLGVDSFSLPDGAGADPAFSNPIRFPFGFTWPGTFSLIIEALHTDSPDDLATENPERLISRLATQRHLTVGEEWSQDLHSSGRTDLKYSYRFVCDEHYYGEGCSVFCRPRDDAFGHFTCGERGEKVCNSGWKGQYCTEPICLPGCDEQHGFCDKPGECKCRVGWQGRYCDECIRYPGCLHGTCQQPWQCNCQEGWGGLFCNQDLNYCTHHKPCRNGATCTNTGQGSYTCSCRPGYSGANCELEIDECDTSPCRNGGSCTDLENGYSCTCPPGFYGKVCELSAMTCADGPCFNGGRCSDNPEGGYTCRCPVGYSGFNCEKKMDHCSSSPCSNGATCMDLGDAYLCRCQAGFSGRHCDNNLDDCASSPCANGGTCRDGVNDYSCTCPPGYTGRNCSAPFSRCEHAPCHNGATCHERGHRYVCECARGYGGPNCQFLLPEPPPGPMVVDLTEKFVEGQGGPFPWVAVCAGVILVLMLLLSCAAAVVCVRLRLQKRRPPADPCRGETGTMNNLASCQREKDLSVSVVVGPTQIKNTNKKADFHADHGADKNGFRARYPAVDYNLVPDLTGGEARSRDAHSKKPDAKGQPQGSAGEEKAAPATLRGGEATERKRPESVCSAAKDTKYQSVYVISEEKDECVIATEV from the exons ATGGGCCGTCGGGGCGCGCTGGCCCTCGCCGTGGTCTCGGCTCTGCTGTGCCAG GTCTGGAGCTCGGGGGTCTTCGAGCTGAAGCTGCAGGAGTTCGTCAACAAGAAGGGGATCCTGGGGAACCGCAGCTGCTGCCGCGGGGGCGCAGGGCCGCCGTGCGCGTGCCGGACCTTTTTCCGCGTGTGTCTCAAGCACTACCAGGCCAGCGTGTCCCCCGAGCCGCCCTGCACCTACGGCAGTGCCGTCACGCCCGTGCTGGGCGTCGACTCCTTCAGCCTGCCCGACGGCGCGGGCGCCGACCCCGCCTTCAGCAACCCCATACGCTTCCCCTTCGGCTTCACCTGGCCG GGCACCTTCTCCCTGATTATTGAAGCTCTGCACACAGACTCCCCGGATGACCTCGCCACAG AAAACCCAGAGCGGCTCATCAGCCGCCTGGCCACACAGAGGCACCTGACGGTGGGTGAGGAGTGGTCCCAGGACCTGCACAGCAGCGGCCGCACCGACCTCAAGTACTCCTACCGCTTCGTCTGCGATGAGCACTACTATGGGGAGGGTTGCTCCGTGTTCTGCCGGCCCCGGGACGATGCCTTCGGCCACTTCACCTGTGGGGAGCGGGGCGAGAAGGTCTGCAACTCTGGCTGGAAAGGCCAGTACTGCACGGAAC CGATCTGCCTTCCGGGGTGTGACGAGCAGCACGGCTTCTGTGACAAGCCTGGGGAGTGCAA GTGCAGAGTGGGCTGGCAGGGCCGGTACTGTGACGAGTGCATCCGATACCCAGGCTGTCTCCACGGCAcctgccagcagccctggcagTGTAACTGTCAGGAGGGCTGGGGGGGCCTCTTCTGCAACCAAG ATCTGAACTACTGCACACACCACAAGCCCTGCAGGAATGGAGCCACCTGCACCAATACAGGCCAGGGCAGTTACACGTGCTCCTGCCGACCTGGGTATTCCGGTGCCAACTGTGAGCTGGAGATCGACGAGTGTGACACCAGCCCCTGCAGGAACGGTGGGAGCTGCACG GACCTAGAGAACGGCTATTCCTGCACTTGCCCTCCCGGCTTCTATGGGAAAGTCTGCGAGCTGAGTGCCATGACCTGCGCGGACGGCCCCTGCTTCAACGGGGGTCGCTGCTCCGACAACCCGGAAGGGGGCTACACCTGCCGCTGCCCCGTGGGCTACTCCGGCTTTAACTGCGAGAAGAAGATGGACCACTGCAGCTCTTCACCCTGTTCCAATG GTGCCACCTGCATGGACCTTGGCGATGCCTATCTGTGCCGCTGCCAGGCTGGCTTTTCTGGGAGGCACTGTGACAACAACTTGGATGACTGTGCCTCCTCCCCATGTGCAAACGGGGGCACCTGCAGGGACGGTGTGAATGACTACTCTTGTACGTGCCCCCCGGGCTACACAGGCAGGAACTGCAGCGCCCCCTTCAGCAGGTGTGAGCATGCACCCTGCCACAACGGGGCCACCTGCCACGAGAGGGGCCACCGCTACGTGTGCGAGTGTGCTCGGGGCTACGGGGGCCCCAACTGCCAGTTCCTGCTCCCCGAGCCGCCCCCGGGCCCCATGGTGGTGGACCTCACTGAGAAGTTCGTGGAGGGCCAGGGCGGGCCTTTCCCTTGGGTGGCCGTGTGTGCCGGCGTCATCCTCGTCCTCATGCTGCTGCTCAGCTGTGCCGCTGCCGTCGTGTGTGTCCGGCTGCGGCTGCAGAAGCGCCGCCCGCCTGCCGACCCCTGCCGGGGCGAGACGGGGACCATGAACAACCTGGCCAGCTGCCAGCGTGAGAAGGACCTGTCGGTCAGTGTCGTCGTCGGGCCCACGCAGATCAAGAACACCAACAAGAAGGCGGACTTCCATGCGGACCATGGTGCCGACAAGAACGGCTTCAGAGCCCGCTACCCTGCGGTGGACTATAACCTCGTGCCGGACCTCACGGGCGGTGAAGCCCGCAGCAGGGACGCTCACAGCAAGAAGCCGGACGCCAagggccagccccagggctctGCCGGGGAGGAGAAGGCTGCCCCGGCCACACTCCGGGG AGGAGAAGCAACTGAAAGGAAAAGGCCAGAGTCTGTCTGTTCCGCTGCGAAAGACACCAAGTACCAGTCGGTGTACGTGATATCGGAGGAGAAGGACGAGTGCGTTATTGCCACCGAG GTGTAG
- the DLL1 gene encoding delta-like protein 1 isoform X1 encodes MAWSFTTELQEAEIHWITNFKTEESKKEPGCWSKHQVWSSGVFELKLQEFVNKKGILGNRSCCRGGAGPPCACRTFFRVCLKHYQASVSPEPPCTYGSAVTPVLGVDSFSLPDGAGADPAFSNPIRFPFGFTWPGTFSLIIEALHTDSPDDLATENPERLISRLATQRHLTVGEEWSQDLHSSGRTDLKYSYRFVCDEHYYGEGCSVFCRPRDDAFGHFTCGERGEKVCNSGWKGQYCTEPICLPGCDEQHGFCDKPGECKCRVGWQGRYCDECIRYPGCLHGTCQQPWQCNCQEGWGGLFCNQDLNYCTHHKPCRNGATCTNTGQGSYTCSCRPGYSGANCELEIDECDTSPCRNGGSCTDLENGYSCTCPPGFYGKVCELSAMTCADGPCFNGGRCSDNPEGGYTCRCPVGYSGFNCEKKMDHCSSSPCSNGATCMDLGDAYLCRCQAGFSGRHCDNNLDDCASSPCANGGTCRDGVNDYSCTCPPGYTGRNCSAPFSRCEHAPCHNGATCHERGHRYVCECARGYGGPNCQFLLPEPPPGPMVVDLTEKFVEGQGGPFPWVAVCAGVILVLMLLLSCAAAVVCVRLRLQKRRPPADPCRGETGTMNNLASCQREKDLSVSVVVGPTQIKNTNKKADFHADHGADKNGFRARYPAVDYNLVPDLTGGEARSRDAHSKKPDAKGQPQGSAGEEKAAPATLRGGEATERKRPESVCSAAKDTKYQSVYVISEEKDECVIATEV; translated from the exons ATGGCATGGAGTTTTACCACAGAACTCCAAGAAGCTGAAATTCATTGGATCACGAACTTCAAAACTGAAGAATCAAAGAAAGAACCTGGCTGTTGGTCAAAACACCAG GTCTGGAGCTCGGGGGTCTTCGAGCTGAAGCTGCAGGAGTTCGTCAACAAGAAGGGGATCCTGGGGAACCGCAGCTGCTGCCGCGGGGGCGCAGGGCCGCCGTGCGCGTGCCGGACCTTTTTCCGCGTGTGTCTCAAGCACTACCAGGCCAGCGTGTCCCCCGAGCCGCCCTGCACCTACGGCAGTGCCGTCACGCCCGTGCTGGGCGTCGACTCCTTCAGCCTGCCCGACGGCGCGGGCGCCGACCCCGCCTTCAGCAACCCCATACGCTTCCCCTTCGGCTTCACCTGGCCG GGCACCTTCTCCCTGATTATTGAAGCTCTGCACACAGACTCCCCGGATGACCTCGCCACAG AAAACCCAGAGCGGCTCATCAGCCGCCTGGCCACACAGAGGCACCTGACGGTGGGTGAGGAGTGGTCCCAGGACCTGCACAGCAGCGGCCGCACCGACCTCAAGTACTCCTACCGCTTCGTCTGCGATGAGCACTACTATGGGGAGGGTTGCTCCGTGTTCTGCCGGCCCCGGGACGATGCCTTCGGCCACTTCACCTGTGGGGAGCGGGGCGAGAAGGTCTGCAACTCTGGCTGGAAAGGCCAGTACTGCACGGAAC CGATCTGCCTTCCGGGGTGTGACGAGCAGCACGGCTTCTGTGACAAGCCTGGGGAGTGCAA GTGCAGAGTGGGCTGGCAGGGCCGGTACTGTGACGAGTGCATCCGATACCCAGGCTGTCTCCACGGCAcctgccagcagccctggcagTGTAACTGTCAGGAGGGCTGGGGGGGCCTCTTCTGCAACCAAG ATCTGAACTACTGCACACACCACAAGCCCTGCAGGAATGGAGCCACCTGCACCAATACAGGCCAGGGCAGTTACACGTGCTCCTGCCGACCTGGGTATTCCGGTGCCAACTGTGAGCTGGAGATCGACGAGTGTGACACCAGCCCCTGCAGGAACGGTGGGAGCTGCACG GACCTAGAGAACGGCTATTCCTGCACTTGCCCTCCCGGCTTCTATGGGAAAGTCTGCGAGCTGAGTGCCATGACCTGCGCGGACGGCCCCTGCTTCAACGGGGGTCGCTGCTCCGACAACCCGGAAGGGGGCTACACCTGCCGCTGCCCCGTGGGCTACTCCGGCTTTAACTGCGAGAAGAAGATGGACCACTGCAGCTCTTCACCCTGTTCCAATG GTGCCACCTGCATGGACCTTGGCGATGCCTATCTGTGCCGCTGCCAGGCTGGCTTTTCTGGGAGGCACTGTGACAACAACTTGGATGACTGTGCCTCCTCCCCATGTGCAAACGGGGGCACCTGCAGGGACGGTGTGAATGACTACTCTTGTACGTGCCCCCCGGGCTACACAGGCAGGAACTGCAGCGCCCCCTTCAGCAGGTGTGAGCATGCACCCTGCCACAACGGGGCCACCTGCCACGAGAGGGGCCACCGCTACGTGTGCGAGTGTGCTCGGGGCTACGGGGGCCCCAACTGCCAGTTCCTGCTCCCCGAGCCGCCCCCGGGCCCCATGGTGGTGGACCTCACTGAGAAGTTCGTGGAGGGCCAGGGCGGGCCTTTCCCTTGGGTGGCCGTGTGTGCCGGCGTCATCCTCGTCCTCATGCTGCTGCTCAGCTGTGCCGCTGCCGTCGTGTGTGTCCGGCTGCGGCTGCAGAAGCGCCGCCCGCCTGCCGACCCCTGCCGGGGCGAGACGGGGACCATGAACAACCTGGCCAGCTGCCAGCGTGAGAAGGACCTGTCGGTCAGTGTCGTCGTCGGGCCCACGCAGATCAAGAACACCAACAAGAAGGCGGACTTCCATGCGGACCATGGTGCCGACAAGAACGGCTTCAGAGCCCGCTACCCTGCGGTGGACTATAACCTCGTGCCGGACCTCACGGGCGGTGAAGCCCGCAGCAGGGACGCTCACAGCAAGAAGCCGGACGCCAagggccagccccagggctctGCCGGGGAGGAGAAGGCTGCCCCGGCCACACTCCGGGG AGGAGAAGCAACTGAAAGGAAAAGGCCAGAGTCTGTCTGTTCCGCTGCGAAAGACACCAAGTACCAGTCGGTGTACGTGATATCGGAGGAGAAGGACGAGTGCGTTATTGCCACCGAG GTGTAG